One genomic window of Myxococcales bacterium includes the following:
- a CDS encoding response regulator: MSTKRCLVVEDSALMRQMLVLAIGRVPNVVVTEATDGLDALRKLAAERFDIVVTDVNMPIMDGLKLVRRIRTDPHHKHVPILIVTTEGASEDRRRALELGATAYIVKPIQSAQVVDAVREHLGLVGPPP, from the coding sequence ATGTCCACGAAGCGATGCCTCGTCGTCGAAGACTCCGCGCTCATGCGGCAGATGCTGGTCCTGGCGATCGGCCGCGTGCCCAACGTGGTCGTCACCGAGGCGACGGACGGCCTCGACGCGCTCCGCAAGCTGGCCGCCGAGCGGTTCGACATCGTCGTGACCGACGTGAACATGCCCATCATGGACGGCCTCAAGCTCGTCCGCCGCATCCGCACCGATCCACACCACAAGCACGTGCCGATTCTCATCGTCACGACGGAGGGGGCCTCCGAAGATCGGCGGCGCGCCCTCGAGCTCGGCGCGACCGCCTACATCGTCAAGCCCATCCAGTCCGCCCAGGTCGTCGACGCGGTGCGCGAGCACCTGGGCCTGGTCGGCCCTCCCCCATGA
- a CDS encoding type 2 isopentenyl-diphosphate Delta-isomerase, whose translation MSDIGQRKTDHIELCATEDVGFRRESTLFECVRFVHDACPDLAFDELDTSVEVLGKRLRAPLFIAAMTGGTEEAGRINRDLASIAEERGYGFGLGSQRAMLRRPEARGSYSVREAAPTALLLGNIGVVQARESGPEALRELARDVGVDALCVHLNPAMELVQDDGDRDFRDGVATLGRLVRELGLPIVAKETGCGLSRGVGRRLREVGVRHVDVSGAGGTSWVAVETRRADAAGDDDARALGEALWDWGIPTAASVGHVAPLGFDTVIATGGVGTGLEVAKAIALGATAAGVARPVLRAHRAGGREGASRALARIERELRAVMLLTGSRDLSALQRAPRVLRGELGAWLAAAETP comes from the coding sequence ATGTCCGACATTGGCCAGAGGAAGACCGACCACATCGAGCTCTGCGCGACCGAAGACGTGGGCTTCCGCCGCGAGTCGACCCTCTTCGAGTGCGTGCGCTTCGTGCATGACGCCTGCCCCGACCTCGCCTTCGACGAGCTCGACACGTCCGTGGAGGTGCTCGGCAAGCGCCTCCGCGCGCCGCTCTTCATCGCGGCGATGACGGGGGGCACCGAGGAGGCGGGGCGCATCAACCGCGACCTCGCGTCCATCGCCGAGGAGCGCGGCTACGGCTTCGGGCTCGGCAGCCAGCGCGCGATGCTGAGGCGCCCCGAGGCGCGCGGCTCGTACTCCGTGCGCGAGGCGGCCCCCACGGCGCTGCTCCTCGGCAACATCGGCGTCGTGCAGGCGCGCGAGTCGGGGCCCGAGGCGCTGCGCGAGCTCGCCCGCGACGTCGGCGTCGACGCGCTCTGCGTCCACCTGAACCCGGCGATGGAGCTCGTGCAGGACGACGGCGACCGCGACTTCCGGGACGGGGTGGCGACGCTAGGGCGACTCGTCCGCGAGCTCGGCCTCCCGATCGTCGCGAAGGAGACCGGCTGCGGGCTCTCACGAGGTGTGGGGCGGCGGCTGCGCGAGGTCGGCGTGCGGCACGTCGACGTGTCGGGCGCCGGCGGCACGTCGTGGGTGGCGGTGGAGACCCGCCGCGCAGACGCGGCCGGGGACGACGACGCGCGGGCCCTCGGCGAGGCGCTCTGGGACTGGGGCATCCCCACGGCCGCGAGCGTGGGCCACGTCGCGCCGCTCGGGTTCGACACGGTGATCGCGACCGGCGGGGTCGGCACGGGCCTCGAGGTCGCGAAGGCGATCGCGCTCGGGGCGACGGCCGCGGGCGTCGCCCGGCCGGTACTGAGGGCCCACCGTGCGGGCGGACGCGAAGGGGCTTCTCGCGCGCTCGCTCGCATCGAACGAGAGCTCCGCGCGGTGATGCTGCTCACCGGAAGCCGCGACCTCAGCGCGCTCCAACGTGCGCCGCGCGTGCTCCGCGGCGAGCTCGGCGCCTGGCTCGCCGCGGCCGAGACCCCATGA
- a CDS encoding polyprenyl synthetase family protein, with translation MVSPARPDPGSDLERYALDVRTRVDRGLADALTRERGLATSLSASEELAQVHEALASLAMRGGKRLRSVLISLAYDGLRAADEPDSRVLVDACVAIELLQVYLLVHDDWMDGDDTRRGGPTVHRALGDAIGPSPIVGHLTVLAGDLASGMAQAAFARIPLPSARVLSAFGRFADMQRAVVAGQVEDVCSPRRPLESLDAASVERLHANKTGAYSVSGPLALGALLAGASAEQVAALDAFAEPLGVAFQLRDDLLGVFGESAQTGKARFGDLREGKRTALVAALVGSPEGLALARDLLGRRDATDAECERVAHAMVERGCRAQVEARVSELAALATERAAAVGLRSELQVLLVEAGRALTERSR, from the coding sequence ATGGTTTCGCCCGCGCGCCCCGATCCTGGCTCCGACCTCGAGCGCTACGCGCTCGACGTGCGGACGCGGGTTGACCGCGGCCTCGCCGACGCGCTCACGAGGGAGCGGGGGCTCGCGACGTCGCTCTCGGCGTCGGAGGAGCTGGCGCAGGTCCACGAGGCGCTCGCCTCGCTCGCCATGCGTGGCGGCAAGCGCCTCCGCTCGGTCCTGATCAGCCTCGCCTACGACGGCTTGCGCGCGGCGGACGAGCCCGACTCCCGGGTGCTGGTCGACGCGTGCGTGGCCATCGAGCTCCTGCAGGTCTACCTGCTCGTCCACGACGACTGGATGGACGGCGACGACACGCGCCGAGGTGGGCCGACGGTGCACCGCGCGCTCGGCGACGCGATCGGGCCCAGCCCGATCGTGGGGCACCTGACCGTCCTCGCGGGCGACCTCGCCTCGGGGATGGCGCAGGCGGCGTTCGCGCGGATCCCGCTGCCGAGCGCCCGGGTCCTCTCGGCCTTCGGGCGCTTCGCCGACATGCAGCGCGCGGTCGTCGCGGGGCAAGTCGAAGACGTGTGCTCGCCTCGCCGCCCGCTGGAGTCACTCGACGCGGCCTCGGTCGAGCGTCTCCACGCGAACAAGACCGGCGCGTATTCGGTCTCCGGGCCCCTGGCGCTGGGCGCGCTCCTTGCCGGGGCGAGCGCGGAACAGGTCGCCGCCCTCGACGCGTTCGCCGAGCCCCTCGGCGTGGCGTTTCAGCTCCGCGACGACCTGCTCGGGGTCTTCGGCGAGTCCGCGCAGACCGGCAAAGCGCGCTTCGGCGACCTGCGTGAAGGCAAGCGGACCGCGCTGGTCGCGGCGCTCGTGGGCTCGCCGGAGGGGCTCGCGCTCGCGCGCGACCTGCTCGGCCGGCGCGACGCCACCGACGCCGAGTGCGAGCGCGTCGCCCACGCGATGGTCGAGCGCGGGTGCAGGGCGCAGGTGGAGGCGCGAGTGAGCGAGCTCGCGGCCCTGGCCACCGAGCGAGCCGCCGCCGTGGGCCTCCGCTCGGAGCTCCAGGTGCTCCTCGTCGAAGCCGGGCGTGCCCTGACGGAGCGGAGCCGATGA
- the mvk gene encoding mevalonate kinase, with the protein MSAVDELRPLGLACGKVILLGEHAVVYGVPAIAVGIDRGAHARAVGLASGPSELRVRGWDVHVREHEEGPALARAFTELLRATRDSLAERGAVLHPSRVEAAADLPPGGGLGCSAATGVAVARALDPLASSSEIASRVMAWERVFHGNPSGVDAAVSARGGCVYFERGEPLVPLRLRGGADLVLAVGSTGVGSSTKFMVEAVAARLAAEPLATRARFEQIRRLVRSARSAIEAGDLVALGAALSQNQVVLAELALSTPEIERMCAVAAAAGALGAKLTGAGGGGSVVALVDSPERGAAVVAAWGEAGFGGFVSRVRGQPESASARSIEVAP; encoded by the coding sequence ATGAGCGCGGTCGACGAGCTGCGGCCGCTCGGGCTCGCCTGCGGCAAGGTCATCCTCCTCGGTGAGCACGCCGTGGTCTACGGGGTGCCCGCCATCGCCGTGGGCATCGATCGCGGCGCTCACGCCCGCGCGGTGGGGCTCGCGTCCGGGCCCTCGGAGCTCCGCGTGAGAGGGTGGGACGTGCACGTCCGCGAGCACGAGGAGGGGCCGGCGTTGGCGCGCGCCTTCACCGAGCTGCTCCGGGCGACGCGCGACTCGCTCGCCGAGCGGGGCGCCGTGCTGCACCCGAGCCGCGTCGAGGCCGCGGCCGATCTACCTCCGGGCGGCGGGCTCGGCTGCTCCGCGGCGACCGGCGTGGCCGTCGCGCGCGCGCTCGATCCGCTCGCCTCATCTTCCGAGATCGCGTCCCGCGTCATGGCGTGGGAGCGTGTGTTTCATGGCAACCCCTCCGGGGTCGACGCGGCCGTCTCGGCCCGTGGCGGGTGCGTGTACTTCGAGCGCGGCGAGCCGCTCGTGCCGCTGCGCCTCCGCGGTGGCGCGGACCTCGTGCTGGCCGTCGGGAGCACCGGCGTCGGCTCGAGCACCAAGTTCATGGTGGAGGCGGTCGCCGCGCGCCTCGCCGCCGAGCCCCTCGCCACGAGGGCGCGCTTCGAGCAGATCCGCCGCCTCGTCCGGAGCGCGCGGTCGGCCATCGAAGCGGGCGACCTCGTCGCCCTCGGGGCGGCCCTCTCCCAGAACCAGGTGGTGCTCGCGGAGCTCGCGCTGTCGACCCCCGAGATCGAGCGCATGTGCGCCGTCGCGGCGGCCGCCGGCGCGCTCGGCGCGAAGCTCACAGGGGCGGGCGGGGGCGGCAGCGTGGTAGCGCTCGTCGACTCTCCCGAGCGCGGCGCCGCGGTCGTGGCGGCGTGGGGCGAGGCCGGCTTCGGGGGCTTCGTGTCTCGGGTCCGCGGTCAGCCCGAGAGCGCCAGCGCGCGCTCGATCGAGGTGGCGCCGTGA
- the mvaD gene encoding diphosphomevalonate decarboxylase, protein MSAGGRATAVAHPNIALSKYWGKLPREGNFPAVPSISVTLEGMATRTTVAFETDEGDDVLSLGGAPMVHGRDKAVRLLARVRRAAGLRGRAVVESANDFPTGSGLASSASGFAALALAASSAAGLSLTAGEVSSLAREASASAARSVFGGFVELPLGVEAAAPFAPREALPLVVLVCVATEERKAVASTDGMLKTAAESPYYAAWLSHAPALHARLGAALLRGDFSEVGALAEQSALAMHASALAAGVVYFRGVTLDVLGEIRAMRRAGLEAYATIDAGPHVKVLTRVSDREAVRARVAAVPGVLRLIEAIPGEAARLVEGSS, encoded by the coding sequence GTGAGCGCGGGCGGGCGGGCGACGGCGGTCGCGCACCCCAACATCGCGCTCTCTAAGTACTGGGGGAAGCTCCCGCGCGAGGGGAATTTTCCAGCAGTTCCAAGCATTTCGGTGACTCTCGAGGGGATGGCGACCCGCACCACAGTGGCCTTCGAGACAGACGAGGGCGACGACGTGCTCTCGCTCGGCGGCGCCCCCATGGTGCACGGTCGCGACAAGGCCGTGAGGCTCCTCGCGCGCGTCCGGCGCGCCGCTGGTCTGCGAGGTCGCGCCGTCGTCGAGAGCGCCAACGACTTCCCCACCGGCTCCGGCCTGGCCTCGAGCGCCTCCGGGTTCGCCGCGCTCGCGCTCGCGGCCTCGTCCGCCGCGGGCCTGTCGTTGACGGCGGGGGAGGTGAGCTCCCTGGCGCGGGAGGCCTCCGCCAGCGCGGCGCGCAGCGTCTTCGGGGGCTTCGTAGAGCTCCCGCTCGGCGTGGAAGCCGCCGCCCCGTTCGCCCCGCGCGAGGCGCTGCCGCTCGTGGTGCTCGTGTGCGTTGCCACCGAAGAGCGCAAGGCTGTCGCCTCGACCGACGGCATGCTCAAGACCGCCGCCGAGAGCCCCTACTACGCGGCGTGGCTGTCCCATGCGCCCGCGCTCCACGCGCGCCTCGGCGCCGCGCTCCTTCGCGGAGATTTTTCGGAGGTGGGCGCGCTCGCAGAGCAGAGCGCGCTCGCGATGCACGCCTCGGCCCTCGCGGCGGGCGTCGTGTACTTCCGCGGGGTCACGCTCGACGTGCTCGGCGAGATCCGCGCGATGCGCCGCGCGGGCCTCGAGGCCTACGCGACGATCGACGCGGGCCCGCACGTGAAGGTGCTCACGCGGGTCTCGGACCGCGAGGCCGTGCGCGCCCGTGTGGCCGCCGTGCCCGGCGTGCTCCGGCTCATCGAGGCGATCCCGGGTGAGGCGGCGCGGCTCGTGGAGGGCTCGTCGTGA
- a CDS encoding hydroxymethylglutaryl-CoA reductase, degradative has product MSKTSQLPGFYKVQVSERRALVCEATGVEPIEIERALDGGGLDADTADKFVENVLGTYGLPYGVALNVRVNSRDHVVPMVVEEPSVVAAASNASKMIRSGGGFIAEVDEPLMIGQIQLIDVANREAARASILAERDDLLARADRAVPGLVARGGGARDLEVRLIGAAEDRMIVVHILVDCRDAMGANLLNSMAEGVADRLAELARARVGLRILSNLCDRRCVRVRCRVPAHVLATESMPGEAVIDGVVNASRFAELDPYRAATHNKGIMNGIDAVVIASGNDWRAVEAGAHAYAARSGQYSPLAIWRRDGAALAGTIELPLALGTVGGTLRVHPGARLSLRMAGVGSSQELAMVAAAVGLASNLAALRALATDGIQRGHMALHARAVAVAAGATGPAVERVAQMIVEARDITVEAARRALSIVQNEADSAASLDGA; this is encoded by the coding sequence ATGAGCAAGACGTCCCAGCTCCCCGGTTTTTACAAGGTCCAAGTGTCCGAGCGCCGCGCGCTCGTGTGCGAAGCCACCGGGGTCGAGCCGATCGAGATCGAGCGGGCGCTCGACGGGGGTGGGCTCGACGCGGACACGGCCGACAAGTTCGTCGAGAACGTGCTCGGTACCTACGGCCTGCCCTACGGCGTCGCCCTCAACGTGCGCGTCAACTCGCGCGATCACGTCGTGCCGATGGTGGTGGAAGAGCCGAGCGTGGTCGCCGCCGCGTCGAACGCGTCGAAGATGATCCGCTCGGGGGGAGGCTTCATCGCCGAGGTCGACGAGCCGCTGATGATCGGTCAGATCCAGCTCATCGATGTGGCCAATCGCGAGGCCGCGCGGGCGAGCATTCTCGCCGAGCGCGACGATCTGCTCGCGCGTGCGGATCGAGCCGTGCCCGGCCTGGTCGCGCGAGGCGGAGGCGCCCGTGACCTCGAGGTGCGCCTCATCGGGGCCGCGGAGGACCGCATGATCGTCGTGCACATCCTCGTCGACTGCCGGGACGCGATGGGGGCGAATCTCCTCAACAGCATGGCCGAGGGCGTGGCCGATCGACTCGCAGAGCTCGCGCGCGCCAGGGTGGGTCTGCGCATCCTCTCCAACCTGTGCGACCGTCGCTGCGTGCGCGTCCGGTGCCGCGTCCCCGCGCACGTGCTCGCCACCGAGTCCATGCCGGGTGAAGCGGTGATCGACGGCGTGGTCAACGCGTCTCGCTTCGCGGAGCTCGACCCCTACCGCGCGGCGACCCACAACAAGGGGATCATGAACGGCATCGACGCGGTCGTCATCGCGTCGGGCAACGACTGGCGCGCCGTCGAGGCAGGCGCCCACGCCTACGCTGCGCGCAGCGGCCAATACAGCCCGCTCGCGATTTGGCGGCGAGACGGCGCCGCGCTCGCCGGCACCATCGAGCTCCCGCTCGCCCTCGGGACCGTCGGCGGCACGCTCCGCGTGCACCCCGGGGCGCGCCTCTCGCTGCGAATGGCCGGCGTCGGGTCGTCGCAAGAGCTCGCGATGGTGGCCGCGGCCGTCGGCCTCGCGTCGAACCTCGCGGCGCTCCGCGCGCTCGCGACCGACGGCATCCAGCGGGGGCACATGGCGCTGCACGCGCGCGCGGTCGCGGTCGCCGCCGGCGCCACCGGCCCCGCCGTGGAGAGGGTCGCCCAGATGATCGTCGAGGCGCGCGACATCACCGTGGAGGCGGCCCGCCGCGCGCTGTCCATCGTGCAGAACGAGGCGGACAGCGCCGCCTCGCTCGACGGGGCTTGA
- a CDS encoding hybrid sensor histidine kinase/response regulator: MSDRDRSGQPPEPDAATISRVRGALHDVSNALTVLLGWVEEAQSPAASRDEVRAALRVVEAHARRARDLARWAVKGAVGGAADVASEPSPADCDAVVSEALAGLAMAARDAGVTLAVEGHAAGATVCAPEALHHALVNLALNAVAFSPRGGVVTVAVEARPGCVVLAVSDEGRGVAAPAEVFSGRSGREGGSGVGLAHSRGIARGLGGDLELDPGGSGATFRLTWPRADETPRPSGASVRGGASLAGRRILVVEDDPDVLSLLEAALGARGATVVVAGDRLALDAALTEPHHGVVLDLSPLEPLEGHLEDDLARMASAGAPGAPIVLATGAADRVPASLAGALRLVRKPFELSELLEALAGATARPRA, from the coding sequence GTGAGCGATCGCGACCGGAGCGGCCAGCCGCCAGAGCCCGACGCGGCGACCATCTCGCGTGTCCGAGGGGCGCTCCACGACGTGTCGAACGCGCTCACGGTGCTCCTCGGTTGGGTCGAGGAGGCGCAGAGCCCGGCCGCGAGCCGTGACGAAGTGAGGGCCGCCCTGCGAGTCGTCGAGGCGCACGCACGCCGCGCCCGCGACCTCGCTCGCTGGGCGGTCAAAGGGGCCGTCGGCGGGGCCGCGGACGTGGCCTCGGAGCCGTCCCCCGCGGACTGCGACGCGGTGGTCAGCGAGGCGCTCGCGGGGCTCGCGATGGCGGCGCGCGACGCAGGGGTCACCCTCGCGGTCGAGGGGCACGCCGCGGGCGCCACCGTGTGCGCGCCGGAGGCCCTCCACCACGCCCTCGTGAACCTCGCGCTGAACGCGGTGGCGTTCTCCCCGCGCGGGGGAGTGGTGACGGTGGCCGTCGAGGCGCGTCCGGGGTGCGTCGTGCTCGCGGTCTCCGACGAAGGTCGGGGCGTCGCGGCGCCGGCCGAGGTGTTCTCGGGCCGGTCGGGCCGCGAGGGCGGCAGCGGCGTGGGGCTCGCGCACTCGCGCGGCATCGCGCGCGGGCTCGGCGGCGATCTCGAGCTCGATCCGGGCGGCTCGGGCGCCACGTTTCGGCTCACGTGGCCGCGGGCCGACGAGACCCCACGACCGAGCGGCGCGAGCGTGCGCGGTGGGGCCTCGCTCGCGGGGCGCCGGATCCTCGTCGTCGAGGACGACCCCGACGTGCTCTCGCTCCTCGAGGCGGCGCTCGGCGCGCGGGGGGCCACGGTGGTGGTCGCCGGCGACCGCCTCGCCCTCGACGCCGCCCTCACCGAGCCACACCACGGCGTGGTGCTCGATCTCTCGCCGCTCGAGCCGCTCGAGGGCCACCTCGAGGACGACCTCGCGCGCATGGCCTCGGCGGGTGCCCCGGGTGCCCCCATCGTGCTCGCCACCGGCGCGGCCGACCGCGTGCCCGCGAGCCTCGCGGGCGCGCTCCGCCTCGTGCGCAAGCCCTTCGAGCTCAGCGAGCTGCTCGAGGCGCTCGCCGGCGCGACGGCACGCCCTCGTGCGTAA
- a CDS encoding class I SAM-dependent methyltransferase, with protein sequence MRSQATQADPATPRLDPTAAAEAPPSSRASRLLRAISIASQPPPPAPLYAPAEVYGREAIANIARHLPPIERAYAKVRFSILRPKLLSVMDLLLPDQGRILDIGCGFGLFAAYFGQTHPGRRITGVDPDGRRIEMARRVASGLGLDAQFVTGDARDVELEGRFDAAYVLDVMHHIPRDDQRTLLAALRDRLAPRGVLVVKDITTAPTFGLKFTELLDRVMVGWDEPLAYRHHREWGEMLTSLGFHVRMVRVPDVLPYPHVVIAATKL encoded by the coding sequence GTGCGATCGCAAGCTACGCAAGCCGACCCCGCTACGCCCCGCCTCGACCCCACCGCCGCGGCGGAGGCCCCGCCTTCCTCGCGGGCGTCGAGGCTGCTGCGGGCCATCTCGATCGCCTCGCAGCCGCCGCCACCCGCGCCCCTCTACGCGCCGGCCGAGGTGTACGGGCGCGAGGCCATCGCCAACATCGCCCGGCATCTGCCGCCCATCGAGCGGGCCTACGCGAAGGTGAGGTTCTCGATTCTGCGGCCGAAGCTCCTCAGCGTCATGGACCTGCTCCTCCCCGACCAGGGGCGCATCCTCGACATCGGCTGCGGTTTCGGCCTCTTCGCTGCGTACTTCGGGCAGACCCACCCGGGCCGGCGCATCACGGGCGTCGACCCCGACGGCCGCCGCATCGAGATGGCGCGACGGGTGGCCAGCGGCCTCGGCCTCGACGCCCAGTTCGTCACCGGCGACGCCCGCGACGTCGAGCTCGAGGGGCGCTTCGACGCCGCGTACGTGCTCGACGTCATGCACCACATCCCACGTGACGACCAGCGCACCCTCCTCGCGGCGCTCCGCGACCGCCTGGCGCCGCGGGGCGTGCTCGTGGTGAAGGACATCACCACCGCGCCCACGTTCGGGCTGAAGTTCACCGAGCTGCTCGATCGCGTGATGGTCGGCTGGGACGAGCCGCTCGCCTACCGCCACCACCGCGAGTGGGGCGAGATGCTCACCTCGCTCGGCTTCCACGTGCGGATGGTCCGGGTGCCCGACGTGCTCCCGTATCCGCACGTCGTCATCGCGGCGACCAAGCTCTAG
- a CDS encoding Crp/Fnr family transcriptional regulator, translating into MTSPPTRAPASLGSPDSAPTSAELEVFGQLAPRFGCVFRAGEVLYSEGDPADRAFLLLSGRVRVVKRVRQAERSVSVARAGELLGEAALLTGHVRTQTAVALSDGTALAFDRPSFRETVMMYPALGARVCEQMISRVRDSEDQLEVITLRDTQCRIVRALVKLARAQQGAVLELSPIELSARVGLDVDTVKRTVLRLREQHYLRIVGEKIEILERDALNQLSTLLDAKEELRGAT; encoded by the coding sequence ATGACGTCCCCGCCTACTCGCGCCCCCGCCTCCCTCGGCTCGCCCGACAGCGCGCCCACCTCGGCGGAGCTCGAGGTCTTCGGCCAGCTCGCGCCCCGGTTCGGGTGCGTGTTCCGCGCCGGCGAGGTGCTCTACTCCGAGGGCGATCCGGCCGACCGCGCCTTCCTCTTGCTGTCGGGGCGGGTCCGCGTCGTCAAGCGCGTGCGCCAAGCCGAACGCAGCGTGAGCGTCGCGCGCGCCGGCGAGCTGCTCGGGGAGGCCGCGCTGCTCACGGGGCACGTCCGCACGCAGACGGCCGTCGCGCTCTCCGACGGCACCGCGCTCGCATTCGACCGCCCATCCTTCCGGGAGACCGTGATGATGTACCCGGCGCTCGGCGCGCGGGTATGCGAACAAATGATCAGTCGTGTCCGCGACAGCGAGGACCAGCTCGAGGTCATCACCCTGCGCGATACGCAGTGCAGGATCGTCCGCGCGCTCGTGAAGCTCGCGCGGGCGCAGCAGGGCGCCGTGCTTGAGCTCTCTCCAATCGAGCTGTCCGCCCGGGTGGGGCTCGACGTGGACACGGTCAAGCGCACGGTGCTCCGCCTGCGCGAGCAGCACTACCTCCGCATCGTCGGCGAGAAGATCGAGATCCTGGAGCGCGACGCGCTGAACCAGCTCTCGACCCTCCTCGACGCAAAAGAAGAGCTCCGCGGCGCGACCTGA
- a CDS encoding tetratricopeptide repeat protein, whose product MIASPLPKRATRQTLPSPTASRLGALAHVAAVALLVGAAGCSRGPTQPGALSEERQSEAEYDVAREFFGKRQYRPALEHARRAVELNDENAKGAYLTSIVYLAFCAGDPASPDCRLPEAERFARLAVKADERFRDAKNLLGNVLILQKKFKEAIEVLEPLTRDPAYIESHLAWNNLGWAQTEAGQLDAAIASLKNAVAQPRFCVGHYRLGIAYEKKSDLARAESSFSSALAVESPDCQSLQDAWDARGRVRLRLGRAVDAKTDFERCREISPKTPTGALCAKAAASLTGGT is encoded by the coding sequence ATGATCGCTTCCCCCCTCCCCAAGCGCGCGACGCGTCAGACCCTCCCGAGCCCCACGGCGTCTCGCCTGGGCGCGCTCGCGCACGTCGCGGCCGTCGCGCTGCTCGTGGGCGCGGCGGGATGCTCCCGCGGGCCGACCCAGCCCGGGGCCCTCAGCGAGGAGCGCCAGAGCGAGGCCGAGTACGACGTCGCTCGCGAATTCTTCGGCAAGCGTCAGTACCGCCCAGCGCTCGAGCACGCGCGCCGCGCGGTGGAGCTGAACGACGAGAACGCGAAGGGCGCCTACCTCACGTCGATCGTGTACCTCGCCTTTTGTGCGGGCGATCCGGCCTCGCCCGACTGCAGGCTGCCCGAGGCCGAGCGCTTCGCGCGGCTCGCCGTGAAGGCGGACGAGCGCTTCCGCGACGCGAAGAACTTGCTTGGCAACGTCTTGATTCTTCAGAAAAAATTCAAGGAGGCGATCGAGGTGCTGGAGCCGCTTACGCGCGATCCCGCCTACATCGAGAGCCACCTCGCGTGGAACAACCTCGGCTGGGCCCAGACCGAGGCCGGTCAGCTCGACGCCGCCATCGCTTCGCTCAAGAACGCCGTCGCGCAGCCGCGCTTCTGCGTCGGTCACTACCGCCTCGGGATCGCCTACGAGAAGAAGTCCGACCTGGCTCGCGCCGAGTCGAGCTTCAGCAGCGCGCTCGCGGTCGAGAGCCCGGACTGCCAGTCGCTTCAAGACGCTTGGGACGCGCGCGGCCGCGTGCGACTCCGGCTCGGCCGGGCCGTCGACGCGAAGACCGACTTCGAGCGCTGCCGTGAAATTTCCCCGAAGACCCCCACCGGGGCGCTCTGCGCGAAGGCCGCGGCGAGCCTCACGGGGGGCACCTGA
- a CDS encoding helix-turn-helix domain-containing protein — protein MPLNDTLSKSGTSGAAGERTLRPAVDAGQPVGALLKRQREAKLMSLAEVSRVTRIPLHTLESIEKDRFDDLPGEVFIRGFLKSYARAVGATPQDVIARYASSRRVATVNPLPVASPVQAASEGQGRRFGVAIAFVLLLILFTLALSIVLKPRGRDMPPELSQGESATSVDGRG, from the coding sequence ATGCCGTTGAACGACACGCTGAGCAAGTCGGGCACGTCGGGCGCCGCCGGTGAGCGCACACTCCGCCCCGCGGTCGATGCCGGCCAGCCGGTGGGCGCGCTCCTGAAGCGCCAGCGTGAGGCGAAGCTGATGAGCCTCGCCGAGGTCTCGCGCGTCACGCGCATTCCGCTGCACACGCTCGAGTCGATCGAGAAAGACCGCTTCGACGACCTGCCCGGCGAGGTGTTCATCCGCGGCTTCCTCAAGTCGTACGCGCGGGCCGTCGGCGCGACCCCCCAAGACGTGATCGCCCGGTACGCCTCGAGCCGCCGCGTGGCCACGGTGAACCCGCTGCCCGTCGCCTCGCCCGTGCAGGCCGCCAGCGAGGGCCAGGGCCGCCGCTTCGGCGTCGCGATCGCCTTCGTGCTCCTGCTCATCCTTTTTACGCTCGCGCTCTCGATCGTCTTGAAGCCGCGCGGTCGCGACATGCCGCCCGAGCTCTCGCAGGGCGAGTCCGCGACCTCGGTCGACGGGCGCGGCTAG